In the Clarias gariepinus isolate MV-2021 ecotype Netherlands chromosome 10, CGAR_prim_01v2, whole genome shotgun sequence genome, agcataactaTATAAATCCACAAGAAAATCAACTCTTTATTCTCGGACATAAAAGACCATCATAGGTACAATCAAATCAGTGTACAAATGTGAGAACCATACACAGAAAGGGATGTTTTGTTGGTTGTCTGAGATTTGCATAAAAGTATAGTGTTTTTCTAGTAAAGATCCACAGCCCCTATTCATTATATCCCAGCCTTACACACAACctacagaataataaaaaaaaaaaaatcaaataaaaagacaCACATCAATCCCTTGGACAAAGAGACGAAAGAAAGCAGAATTTGGTCATTTGCATGTGCGTGCACTACTTCGGAATGAGACGGAAGGCTTCAGTTTGAGTTCCTGCTGCTGACAGTAGAAATGATCCTACACAATTCCTCTCTGTGAGCAGAACCTCACACATCTCTGTGTACAGTCTGGCCCGACTCACTCATGAACCGACTTGCATATagtaaaaacaataatcatgataaaaaaaaacaaaaaaaaaaaacacacattttaatcaCTCATACTAGCCACGCAgtgaaaatgtgtgaataaacagataaaaaaaaaaaacgaacaaaacaaacatgcatacatgtatGCTCAAAAgtctacagtactgtaataaatactgtaattttatattGTCCCAAGAAATATTCAAGAGAAAAAGGTATAGGCAACAAGTTGAtaggcactgtgtgtgtaaggaCACTGAATGACCAAAGCCTCAGGGAGACTCCTGTACACTCAGATAATGCACACCATCAcatttctataaaaataaattcccaTTCCAAAGGCCACGGCGGTTGCTCTTAACATGATTCTCACTTGCAATGTCTTGCTATAGTTCTGCACCAATTCCCATAATTTGAaacaacatatttatattttaattaataatctcatttaaataacttatgtccattttcaataatatttacaaGGTTATGTATAAGAGaatggaaaagacaggaaataaCTTCTGATCAGATTTAACAAATCAAATAATCATTAGTAACGACATAcaagagtgagagtgagaataGTATTTAGGGCCGGTCAATGTCATTACATTTCTATCTATGTGAACCTGATTTCGAGATTTAAAGCAATGTTAAGTTGAAGTGCAATCAGATATTTCTCTGTTATACAAAGACAAATCAGTCCATGTGGCTGTTGGGCCAGACTGATTAGATTCACTCTTTTACACATCTGTATTGTGTAAGGAACAACAGAATTCTGGGCAGCTATAATTAACATCTTTcaagtattttttgtttgtagctCTTTAAATCCTTCATGCTCCTGCCTTCCAGAAAGATTGTCCCAGCTTACAGCCACTATCTCACCTTCATTTTCCAAAGTTGGCAAAGTCAGCAAAGGCATCATTCTTCTGTTGTGCCATGGGAGGGCTCATAGTCATGACTGGCACTGACATTCCCATCCCCATGCCAACAGCTCCTGGCATTCCCATGTTCATGTTCATTCCCATCATGCCCTGATTGAGCGGCATGCCTCCCATAGGTGTTACGCCCGTAGCACTACCTCCCATGGCTGGGGACATGCCCATGCTACCCATCATAGGATTAGTGGGGGGTCGCACAGGGGCAGGGCCAGACTGCATGCCAAGGTTCATGTTGGCAAAACCCTGTGCCATCATGTTGACTGGGACTTGAATTCCTAAagaatagggggaaaaaaaaatgtcttaaagaacaaatatttaaatatatgtggaaaacaggttttaaaaataagaaatatctTTCACAAACGTTGATACTTGTAAGTACTGGATGTTCTGCAATTCATGATCATTCTGTTTGAAAAAAGTAACATATCACAGGTTGTGATTCTGGGTTTATTTACTGCGGGTTATATACATGTGCATTAATTTTCCACTGAGGTCTTGTATTGATTATGGGAGAACCAAAGCactctgtaaagtcttcttTAGCATGTCCCAAAGATTTAATGAGATTAAAGTCAGGACTCTGTAGTGGCCAATTGATgtgtaaaaaatgattatacGTACTTCCAGAGCTAACCTTTCACAATCTAAGTAAATGAAATACACTTTTGCactcagggaagaaaaaaatccttttaacgtgataacctggtcattcagtacattcaggtagtcagttggcttcattttattgccacataatgttgctgagcctagacctgaccaactgaagcaaccccagattatgACACGGTCTCCAGAGGTTTGTGCAGTGTATGCTTCATATGCTTACCTTCTTACGCTGATGCCCTTTGTTCTGGAATAGGGACAGTCTGGACTCATAAGTCCGATCTTTGTGCTCCCTAGCAAGTTGAAGCTTTTTTCACATTAGCCTCACTAACAAGTTATTAAACTTATGGCCTCTGTTTTGTCCCAATCCTACAGCACAGGGTTTTGTACCATTACCAAATCCAAGAGTTTTCCCAAGTTTACACAGTGATGTCAAATCAACATGGCTGTGCACAACATCGGAAATAAACAGAAACGTCAAAGTTCTGACTATTACACCACACTGACAACACACTGGGCAGTTAActtaggagagagagagagagagagtgtgagtgagtgagtgaatgtgtgtgtgtatatataaacagtttttttctatttaatatttaggtgttatatttgtatatacagatatatgtTAAATCTAACACtaactattaaataataataataataataaaaaaaaaataatatatatatatatatatatatatatatatatatatacacacagtggggcaaaaagtatttagtcaatcACCAATTGCACCCCTGGGCTTAAGCCACTACAtttccaggcccgtctgaagtttgctagagatcatttggatgatccagaagaggattgggagaatgtcatatggtcagatgaaaccaaaatagatctttttggtaaaaactcaacttatttgagtttggaggagaaagaatgctgagttgcattcaaagaacaccatacttactgtgaagcatgggggtagaaacattatgctttggggctgtcttcctgcaaagggaccaggacgactgatcagtgtaaaggaaagaatgaatgggacCATGTATCAAGAGATTTTGAGCAAGGGCGTTGAAGATGAAaggtggctgggtctttcagcatgaccaTGATCCCCAACACATCACCCgggcaactaaggagtggcttcgtaagacgCATTTTAAGGtgctggagtggcctagccagtctccagatctcatcCCCatggaaaatctttggaggagTTGAAAGtatgtgttgcccagcgacagccctaaaacatcactgctctagaggagatctgcatggaggaatgggccaaaataccagcaacagtgtgtgaaaaccttgtgaagacttacaaaaaacgtttgacctccgtcattgttatataccctttgttggcaaagtattgagatgaaatatTGTTATTGAGCAAATTCTTGTTTTCCACcaaaatttgcaaataaattctttaaaaataccccaatgtgattttctggattttctttccttattttgtctctcatagttaaggGAGAATGTCAGTCTGCATTAATTACAGCTAGACTGTGTTTACAATGAATCAAACCATCTAGTACTAGTACATCCAGTACTAATTCAAATAAGTAACTGGAAACCTAATGAAAGACTAGCTGTGTGCTAGTGGTATTCAGCTTCTTGAGCCATGAGTGGAGTCATCTCCAGACCTAATCCAACAGAAAACTGTGGGACAATGGTGGGAAACCATCTTGTCTACATGATTTTCAAGAAGCATTTAAGCAGGTGTAGACTGAGCGAGGGACACCAGAATACTGCAGATGTCTTTAGGACTCTTTGCCCAGCCAGATCAAGCAGGCAttgaagaataaaggacttcataataaatattgattgttgtagaGCAATGtcactgtataaaataaatgattcttATTATCTTacttgtcattaaaaaaatgagagtcaataaaacattgaattttacttttgtctTAACTTTTTTTGGCTACCATGTTTAGAAATTTATTGTAAGCTGGCTATCAGAGGCAGGCATTTTGCCCGGCTATGTTTTTGTGCAATGCTGAGTCATTACCATGCTGCTGCATCATGCTGAGTGTGGGCTGACTTGGTTTGGGAGGCTGCATGCCAGGACTCAGGTAATCGAGACTGATGTTGACACTGGAATCAGACCAAGTGGATGGCACGGAGGCCTTCTTGGCTTCTGGTTTTTGTACAGACTGCTGAGGAACCAGTGGAGTCCCCATATTCTGAAGAGGCTGATCCAacagaagaaaaacaacagaggtTCGTTAAGTAGGGATGACCACTGCACCTTAAATAAGGGCAGAGATGTTGCTCTATTGCAGTCTTCTCATTCACCAATACTAGTGATAATTCTTACAAGATATTTACAAGAGTTTGTTATAGTTAGAggcaaaatatttgtttttatatcagTTGCATTTGGTCTTAAGAGATTCAATTTCTTGAAggcaagaataataaaaaaagggcaaaataagGGACAGTGTGAAAAATTCTAGAGATTGGAGCAAAATCTCTTGAGGTTATCAGGTTTCTTGACAGTTATTAGATTATAACAATGATGACTAAGAAGCTTTGTGTTATTGCTTGCAAGTGTGTGGggtttacttttttctttagccaAACAAATGTTGCCATTTTAAAGTAGGTCAGGATTTTAGCATGCAAATATCATCTTTACATGAGGcttttgtttcagtttaatgATTTTCTGACTCAAACTTGTTCTTCTTCATTCTGCTAGGCTCTGTGATGGGTGTCCCAGGGGGCAGGGGCTGGTGGATGATGTGAAAGAGGGTGGGTGTAAATTGTACCAGTGCTGTATCTTAACCctcctttgtcttgtttttATGTTCCTCTGCACTCAAATACGCCTCCTAAAAATCTCAACCAGTATTGTCTTTCCTTGGGTAAATTTTGTTTAGTGAGCTTTTCCACTCTAAACATGCTGTATTAATCATGTTACAGATGgggttcagatgttttactcaATATACTCTACACAGTTTAATGCGTTTTATGTGAAGGGAACGTCAATCAAGAAAAACACGGTAATTGCAgatgttaatataaaataagaaattaataaaaaaaatgcatattaaaataaataatcaacaaaTCAAACCTGACTTCAGGTTAAGTTATATCTATACATGTTCAGAACATTCTTACTTAGAGGCCATTATCACGTTAACAAAGAGTCAATGCCAATTTTATGAATGTGTAAAAGATTGGGGGGAAGAaaaatggccaaaaaaaataaaaattaaaatacacaccTGAGATTTGGACATTGGCAGACCCATGCTTTGAGTGCTGGTCATGGAGAAATTTATGCTTTGGGAAGCACTGATGTTGGTGCTAAGGGAAGGACCCATGAGGTCAAAAAGATCACCAGAGGGCACTGTGGAGGCAGGGGCAGGTGCAAACAGGTCTGCTGTTGCCGGTTTCACAGGCGGAGGGGCTGGTTGCCCATCTGAAAACGCGTTCCAGTCCCCGAAGTCTCCATTTCCACTTGATGCTGAGGCTGAATTGACAAAAAGACTTTAGTAAACAGCTTAGAAGTAGGAACTCAAGTCATGTTTTATACTTGCGATATAAAACACTTTCACAGAACACAGAAAGAGTccatttctgttaaaaaaaaaaaaaaaaaaaagtagtggtTTTTCTCTGGCATTCCTCTGTCGCCCAAGCAGACAGCAGGAGATGTTTTGCCCAATGTGAGTTGAAATGTGTCTGTCCTCATTAGCTTTAGCACAGAGCTCAACCATATGGCTTgccctcctttttcttttcaatattTAAGAGCTTTATGCTCTCTGGTTTTCATAAAAAGGCAGATGATGACAACAGGCGATGACCCCATTGCAATTACCAACAGACTTCTGTTACATTTGTGTCACTTGCTCGAAATAGCTgaagtaaaaatgtgtgttgGAAGGAGCTAAAAAGTTTTCTCTCCCACTAATGATTACtaatcaaacaaaaaagaaaaaaactgtgtcaTAGTTGTAGTGATAAATGTAATGAGTATTTGTGCTCAAATTTTGATAGGCTATCgatttaaatatacacacatcgGTCACTTTAATAGAAACATACACCTGCTCATTTATGTTGTTATCAACTCAGATGATCATGTGGGATtagcacaatgcataaaatcatgcagatacacatcaagagcttcagttaatgtttacatcaaacattagattggagaaaaaaagtgtgatttctaaaaagttaaaattatatataactgTCCATGCCGAACAgcctggtttgagtatttcagaaactgcagaTCTCTTAAAcgtttcacacacaacagtttCTAGATTATACAAAGAATGGTGGGGGGGGGAAACAGCCTTTGTGTGGGGGTTGTACAGACTACAACACCTTGTTGATGAGGGACATCAGAGGATGTCCTTTAAGACTTCAGTCCTTTAAGAATGAGAATCTGATGTTAATCATGGGCACACAGGCACAAAAAGCGGGCACAGACTCTCTCAAACCAGACAGTTGaagattagtaaaaaaaaaatcccttggtCTCTTTCCTGTCTTCTGCTGTCCAGTTTGAGAGATTCTGTGCCAATATTAACCTCAGATTCTTGTTGGAGGACAGGAATGGAACccaatgtggtcttctgctgttgtatcCCATCAGGGGCACAAGCTCATTGGAATTGGACAGCTAAAGATCAGGTTAAAAAAAGGTCTAGAGCTGTCTAGTTTGGGTGACCAGTTTTGTGCATGTCAAGATGCTTTTTTGttcaccatggttgtaaaaagtgATAATGTGTAAACCTATATCAGTCACGGCAGCTCAAACCCATCTGGCCATTTCCGCTCACTCTGTGCTTTTTTCGTTTTTCTGCTTCTTTCTATATTAACTCTAGAGACTACGGAGTATGATATTCCCAGGAGATTGGCAGTTTTTGAACTACCccaaccagcccatctggttcCAACATCCATGCCATGGtttaaagtcacagagatcacattttttattcattctgatgtttgatgtaaacattaactgaagTTCTTGGCCTGCACCTGCTTTATCTTGTGCACTACATATGCAGGTGTACATGTTTTTAATCACGTAGAGGGTGATGTAGATATTTTCGCTACCTCTGCATAATACACTTAGATTAAGGTTCTTTACCATCACGTGGCCTTCTTTGCCAAATTAATTGTTGTAATTAGACTAATAATGACACCAGTGTTACTCAAACTTTCTGATGTAGTATTTACACAGGCATACCTGCTGCTGAAGGAAGACTGACTGTAGCTGCAGTTGAGCTGAAATCTGCAAATCCTCCAAACAGGTCCGAGTTTAAACCTAGGCCAAAGAAAGGGAAGGGAAAACAGAAAATAAGATTTTAAgttaattgaattaaaacaaAGTCAGCTTTCTTGTATAAAAGTCATGAATCAATATTCACTGCAGACCTCACTTCAAAAATAATGAGTAAGACTCATTAAATCCACAACTGCTCCCACTTTTAAAACCACTGTTTCCACCTAGTAACAGTATGCTGTAACAGTCCTGACCCAGCACCCACCCTCTTAAACACAGTCCCTACCTAATGGACACCCCCAACAAAGCCCTGACAAAGTATCTGCTTGCTCCAACTCCGTTCCAGACAAAGTACCCACCTCCACCCCCAATCAACCTTTCCCGAAACTGTCTTCATTCATTACATCAGGTATAGAGGGACATCATAGGTTAGGTTGCCACAATCGTTATATTGTGcacatacacaattttataagagttatttattaacttaagaactttaaaacaatttcaaaatcaaagactaaaataaataattaataaggtTAACGCTGGAAAAATTATGTAAACCATAACCTTATAATGAAAACTTCGATAGCAGTGCACATTACTTAAACATCATACCTTCCTAAGTACTAAAActattcacaaaatgaaaatattttataccactcagtcgggagggccgtaGGACAACTAAAAATGTGCTTTGTGTAACTGCAACATGACTCTAGTGAAAAAAGGAAACAGATAAATAATGAAGTATGACAGATGTGACGCTGCTGCTGATGCATTTCCTATGTCTGGTGTAAAGTGTGCCTTACTGACTACCATGGTAGTCATTTCGCTATTATTACCACAACTGTAGCATCCATTTTATTATGTTCAACCATACAGACCATAAAGACAGGATAaacacatgaaataaaaaatgtgagaaagtgTTGATCTgacaagaaaaatatttatgcCTAATTAGTAGTAGAGATGTTAAACATGAAGATACCACACATACTGTGAGGCAAGAGACAAGAAAAGGGTTTAAAGCAGCTTCTCTTTACCCAGGGTAGATGGAATTATGAGTAACCCCTAAGCGTCAAGATATTTTGAGAGAGAAACTACTATCGTCTGTCAGAAATCTGAAAATTAAGCCGTCTTACAGTACGAGGTTTAGGACAGAatgctgttgtgtgtgtggttgcacTGTTCACTATGTTCACAAGTGTTTCCGCTCTGTTCCCTCCCAAAAATCTGTAGTAGGTGGATTGGCTTCCCTAAATTGCTCACATTTATGTGAGTATGCAAACTTGAACAGTATGCTTCGGGTCATGCAATGGACTAGCATCCCATGTTCAGAGAGTATTCAAAATCCTCCCTACAAACTCCTACTAATTATCTAATACAGTTTAGTCGGttaaaatttaacattaaatatagcAGTTGCCAGTGATTTTTCCTTCATGTTTGGCTTTATACTACAAAAATCTGCTTTTTATGTCCACTGTAAAATACTTTCAAAAAACTGTGACACTGTTCATTTTGCTCAACGAATATccttaaagaggaaaaaaactgtttgttgGCTTGTTTTGTGCCCACAAAAACTGTCCATTTCTTGTTGGATTTAGTGGAATGTGGTTAGAAAACTGATGCTAAGAGACAGAAGCAGCTGTTTGACTGATGTATATTAGGAAAGTGGAGAAAGAGATGGGAAGAAATGGGAACACCACATCTGCTCAGCACTCCACCTCCACAAGGGACCACTCTAACATCTGGTCCTGGCAACTAACTGCTCCAGTGGACAGGGGCTACAGGAGAGCCCATCTGGTGCACTTTTTGAGTGTGCAtgcactctctctcgctctcacacacacacacatcaaaaccacaaggCCATATAATGACACATCTTTATATAGCATCCTTGCTTTGCCATAGCAATGAATCAGAACTAGCAGATCAACATTCTATGTAATATTGTAAGTAATATCTCCCACCACCGACATAATCTAATTAGATATTGTAAATGAGtgcaaataatataatttaagatACATGAACCATGAATATGGGACTTAATTTTCCACTGATTAATTAAAATACTTCTCACTAAGATAGTTTTACTTGCATTaaactaaaatgtataaaatctttttgtttgggtgtttgtgtacatgtgtgagagagaggaagatAACCTGTTGAAGCTGGTTTTACGGGTGTAGAATCTGCCATAAACAAGTCCACCAGACCACCACTGGACTGATTTGTACCCGAGACATTTGGCTGATGCAAGAAAAATAggaataatttatatatattaaataataataataataataataataataaatacatccaGAAATCACTACAtaccattaaataattaatatgtatAACCTTATATTaactcacttttttttgtttcaaggTTCTCAGAggagaatatttatttatgtttattattggcttttattatttaactataTCTTTCCAGGGTACCTAACTTTGAATGAACTATATTCCATGTTACTAATGGTAAAGTAATTAACAATGATATTAATAGTTACACTTAAATAAATTCTTCATGCTATATTACCTTGGTGGCATTTATAGTTGTGGCAGGTTTATCTCCAGTGTAATGGGCAGCTGCTCCCAAGTCTATGGTTTTCGATGGGGtccctcctttctttcgcgtggCAGTAGTCTCGGTAGCCTGAACAATCTGAACACTTTTGGTCGTCACAGTCTCCTCTTCATCTTTAAATTCGTTCCTGCCAGACTGCCTTTTTCGGAAATCTCTCTTCCTTTCCTCCTCTGTCTCacttgagggaaaaaaaataaaatgcagataAAAGTGTTTGCATGTATTCTCTGTGTATTCTCTGTGTACATAGATTCAACAGGAacccaaaaacaatacaactgCATCTGGTGACAATTTGatggacaaaaaaattaaaagggaaAGAAATGTTTCTAACTATAGGTAAAAATGTAGTTATTAGTTTTCATACAGACTGCAGTTATGAGTATATTCTGAAGAGTAGGCagccaaagaagaagaaaaaagaaaaaagctgttACTATCCTAGTACTGTGTAACCAAATGCTAACAAagttttaatttaagaaaatgtcatgttttaaatgttct is a window encoding:
- the clint1a gene encoding clathrin interactor 1a; protein product: MLNMWKVRELVDKATNVVMNYSEVESKVREATNDDPWGPSGQLMGEIAKATFMYEQFPEVMNMLWFRMLKDNKKNWRRVYKSLLLLGYLVRNGSERVVTSAREHLYDLRSIESYHCIDENGKDQGINVRQKVKEMVEFVQDDDRLREERKKAKKNRDKYIGVSSDSMGDYRYGGDRYETHSKWDDDWENNKGAFPFSEKLGEISDKIGSTINDTINTFRRKDRDDSPDRFSETEEERKRDFRKRQSGRNEFKDEEETVTTKSVQIVQATETTATRKKGGTPSKTIDLGAAAHYTGDKPATTINATKPNVSGTNQSSGGLVDLFMADSTPVKPASTGLNSDLFGGFADFSSTAATVSLPSAAASASSGNGDFGDWNAFSDGQPAPPPVKPATADLFAPAPASTVPSGDLFDLMGPSLSTNISASQSINFSMTSTQSMGLPMSKSQPLQNMGTPLVPQQSVQKPEAKKASVPSTWSDSSVNISLDYLSPGMQPPKPSQPTLSMMQQHGIQVPVNMMAQGFANMNLGMQSGPAPVRPPTNPMMGSMGMSPAMGGSATGVTPMGGMPLNQGMMGMNMNMGMPGAVGMGMGMSVPVMTMSPPMAQQKNDAFADFANFGK